From a region of the Oncorhynchus tshawytscha isolate Ot180627B linkage group LG14, Otsh_v2.0, whole genome shotgun sequence genome:
- the prpf8 gene encoding pre-mRNA-processing-splicing factor 8: MAAAFPYRGVPGGMPPGIHPPAQVPDYMSEEKLQEKARKWQQLQAKRYSEKRKFGFVDAQKEDMPPEHVRKIIRDHGDMTNRKFRHDKRVYLGALKYMPHAVLKLLENMPMPWEQIRDVPVLYHITGAISFVNEIPWVIEPVYIAQWGAMWIMMRREKRDRRHFKRMRFPPFDDEEPPLDYADNILDVEPLEAIQMELDAEEDSSVAEWLYEHQPLKDTNKYVNGTTYRRWQFTLPMMSTLYRLANQLLTDLVDYNYFYLFDLKAFFTSKALNMAIPGGPKFEPLVRDINLQDEDWNEFNDINKIIIRQPIRTEYKIAFPYLYNNLPHHVHLTWYHTPNVVFIKTEDPDLPAFYFDPLINPISHRHSVKSQEPLPDDDEEFELPEYVEPFLKETPLYTDNTANGIALLWAPRPFNLRSGRTRRAIDIPLIKNWYREHCPAGQPVKVRVSYQKLLKYYVLNALKHRPPKAQKKRYLFRSFKATKFFQSTKLDWVEVGLQVCRQGYNMLNLLIHRKNLNYLHLDYNFNLKPVKTLTTKERKKSRFGNAFHLCREVLRLSKLVVDSHVQYRLGNVDAFQLADGLQYIFAHVGQLTGMYRYKYKLMRQIRMCKDLKHLIYYRFNTGPVGKGPGCGFWAPGWRVWLFFMRGITPLLERWLGNLLARQFEGRHSKGVAKTVTKQRVESHFDLELRAAVMHDILDMMPEGIKQNKARTILQHLSESWRCWKANIPWKVPGLPTPIENMILRYVKAKADWWTNTAHYNRERIRRGATVDKTVCKKNLGRLTRLYLKAEQERQHNYLKDGPYITAEEAVAIYTTTVHWLESRRFSPIPFPPLSYKHDTKLLILALERLKEAYSVKSRLNQSQREELGLIEQAYDNPHEALSRIKRHLLTQRAFKEVGIEFMDLYSHLVPVYDVEPLEKITDAYLDQYLWYEADKRRLFPPWIKPADTEPPPLLVYKWCQGINNLQDVWETMEGECNVMLESRYEKMYEKIDLTLLNRLLRLIVDHNIADYMTAKNNVVINYKDMNHTNSYGIIRGLQFASFIVQYYGLVMDLLVLGLHRASEMAGPPQMPNDFLSFQDTATESAHPIRLYCRYIDRIHIFFRFSADEARDLIQRYLTEHPDPNNENIVGYNNKKCWPRDARMRLMKHDVNLGRAVFWDIKNRLPRSVTTVQWENSFVSVYSKDNPNLLFNMCGFECRILPKCRTSYEEFTHKDGVWNLQNEVTKERTAQCFLRVDDESMQRFHNRVRQILMASGSTTFTKIVNKWNTALIGLMTYFREAVVNTQELLDLLVKCENKIQTRIKIGLNSKMPSRFPPVVFYTPKELGGLGMLSMGHVLIPQSDLRWSKQTDVGITHFRSGMSHEEDQLIPNLYRYIQPWESEFIDSQRVWAEYALKRQEAIAQNRRLTLEDLEDSWDRGIPRINTLFQKDRHTLAYDKGWRVRTDFKQYQVLKQNPFWWTHQRHDGKLWNLNNYRTDMIQALGGVEGILEHTLFKGTYFPTWEGLFWEKASGFEESMKWKKLTNAQRSGLNQIPNRRFTLWWSPTINRANVYVGFQVQLDLTGIFMHGKIPTLKISLIQIFRAHLWQKIHESVVMDLCQVFDQELDALEIETVQKETIHPRKSYKMNSSCADILLFASYKWNVSRPSLLADSKDVMDSTTTQKYWIDIQLRWGDYDSHDIERYARAKFLDYTTDNMSIYPSPTGVLIAIDLAYNLHSGYGNWFPGGKPLIQQAMAKIMKANPALYVLRERIRKGLQLYSSEPTEPYLSSQNYGELFSNQIIWFVDDTNVYRVTIHKTFEGNLTTKPINGAIFIFNPRTGQLFLKIIHTSVWAGQKRLGQLAKWKTAEEVAALIRSLPVEEQPKQIIVTRKGMLDPLEVHLLDFPNIVIKGSELQLPFQACLKVEKFGDLILKATEPQMVLFNLYDDWLKTISSYTAFSRLILILRALHVNNDRAKVILKPDKTTITEPHHIWPTLTDEEWIKVEVQLKDLILADYGKKNNVNVASLTQSEIRDIILGMEISAPSQQRQQIAEIEKQTKEQSQLTATQTRTVNKHGDEIITSTTSNYETQTFSSKTEWRVRAISAANLHLRTNHIYVSSDDIKETGYTYILPKNVLKKFICISDLRAQIAGYLYGTSPPDNPQVKEIRCIVMVPQWGTHQTVHLPNQLPGHEYLKEMEPLGWIHTQPNESPQLSPQDVTSHAKIMADNPAWDGEKTIIITCSFTPGSCTLTAYKLTPSGYEWGRQNTDKGNNPKGYLPSHYERVQMLLSDRFLGFFMVPGQVSWNYNFMGVRHDPNMKYDLQLSNPKEFYHEVHRPSHFLNFASLQEGEIYNADREDMYG; encoded by the exons ATGGCAGCTGCATTCCCTTATCGAGGGGTACCTGGTGGAATGCCCCCAGGTATCCACCCTCCAGCCCAGGTTCCAGATTACATGTCTGAGGAAAAACTGCAAGAGAAAG CCAGAAAATGGCAGCAGTTGCAGGCGAAGCGCTACTCTGAGAAGAGGAAGTTTGGGTTTGTTGACGCCCAGAAGGAAGACATGCCACCTGAGCATGTCCGTAAGATCATCAGGGACCACGGTGACATGACCAACAGGAAGTTCCGTCACGACAAGAGGGTCTACCTGGG AGCCCTGAAGTACATGCCCCACGCGGTGCTGAAGCTACTGGAGAACATGCCCATGCCTTGGGAGCAGATCAGAGACGTGCCTGTTCTATACCACATCACCGGAGCCATTTCCTTTGTCAACGAGATCCCCTGGGTCATAGAGCCTGTCTACATCGCCCAGTGGGG CGCCATGTGGATCATGATGCGCCGTGAGAAAAGGGACCGTCGTCACTTCAAGCGTATGCGTTTCCCTCCCTTTGATGACGAGGAACCTCCGCTGGACTACGCTGATAACATCCTGGATGTGGAGCCGCTGGAGGCCATCCAGATGGAGCTGGATGCAGAAGAGGACTCCTCTGTGGCGGAGTGGCTCTACGAGCACCAGCCCCTTAAGGACACCAACAA GTATGTGAACGGGACCACGTACAGGCGTTGGCAGTTCACCCTGCCCATGATGTCCACGCTGTACCGTCTGGCCAACCAGCTGCTGACTGACCTTGTGGACTACAACTATTTCTACCTGTTTGACCTGAAGGCCTTCTTCACCTCCAAGGCCCTCAACATGGCCATCCCTGGGGGACCCAAGTTTGAACCCCTAGTTAGGGACATCAACCTCCA AGATGAAGACTGGAACGAGTTCAACGACATCAACAAGATTATCATCAGACAGCCAATCAGGACGGAGTACAAGATTGCCTTCCCATACCTGTACAACAACCTTCCCCACCACGTTCACCTTACCTG GTACCACACTCCCAACGTGGTTTTCATCAAGACTGAGGATCCTGATTTGCCAGCGTTCTACTTTGACCCCCTGATCAACCCCATCTCCCACAGACACTCGGTCAAG agtCAGGAGCCTCTGCCAGATGATGATGAGGAGTTTGAGCTTCCAGAGTACGTGGAGCCCTTCCTGAAGGAGACGcccctctacacagacaacacagccAATGGAATCGCTCTGCTCTGGGCTCCACGCCCCTTCAATCTGCGATCTGGGAGGACCAGGCGGGCCATCGACATCCCACTCATCAAGAACTG GTATCGTGAGCACTGCCCGGCCGGCCAGCCAGTGAAAGTGCGTGTGTCTTACCAGAAACTGCTCAAGTACTACGTACTCAACGCTCTCAAACACAGACCACCCAAGGCCCAGAAGAAGAG GTACTTGTTCCGTTCCTTCAAAGCCACCAAGTTCTTCCAGTCGACTAAGCTGGACTGGGTGGAGGTGGGCCTGCAGGTGTGCAGACAGGGATACAACATGCTGAACCTGCTCATCCACCGCAAGAACCTCAACTACCTGCACCTGGATTACAACTTCAACCTCAAGCCTGTCAAGACCCTCACCACAAAG GAACGTAAGAAGTCCAGGTTCGGGAATGCCTTCCATCTGTGCAGAGAGGTGCTGCGTCTCAGCAAGCTGGTGGTGGACAGCCACGTACAGTACAGACTGGGCAACGTGGATGCTTTCCAG TTGGCAGACGGGCTGCAGTACATCTTTGCCCACGTGGGCCAGCTGACTGGCATGTACCGCTACAAGTACAAGCTGATGAGACAGATCCGCATGTGCAAGGACCTCAAGCACCTCATCTACTACCGCTTCAATACT GGTCCGGTGGGTAAGGGTCCTGGCTGTGGGTTCTGGGCCCCAGGATGGAGGGTATGGCTGTTCTTCATGAGGGGCATCACCCCCCTGCTAGAGAGATGGCTCGGCAACCTGCTGGCCAGGCAGTTCGAAG GTCGTCACTCCAAGGGCGTGGCGAAGACTGTGACGAAGCAGCGCGTGGAGTCCCACTTTGACCTAGAACTGCGTGCGGCCGTGATGCACGACATCCTGGACATGATGCCTGAGGGCATCAAGCAGAACAAGGCCAGAACCATCCTGCAGCACCTCTCTGAGTCGTGGCGCTGCTGGAAGGCCAACATTCCCTGGAAG GTCCCAGGCCTGCCCACCCCCATCGAGAACATGATCCTACGGTACGTGAAGGCCAAAGCTGATTGGTGGACCAACACGGCCCACTATAACCGCGAGCGAATCAGGCGCGGCGCCACCGTGGACAAAACGGTGTGCAAGAAGAACCTGGGCAGACTGACCCGTCTGTACCTGAAGGCTGAGCAGGAGAGGCAGCACAACTACCTGAAG GATGGTCCATACATCACAGCAGAGGAGGCTGTGGCCATCTACACCACCACAGTCCACTGGCTGGAGAGCAGACGCTTCTCCCCCATCCCCTTCCCCCCGCTGTCCTACAAACACGACACCAAGCTGCTCATCCTGGCCCTGGAGAGGCTCAAAGAggcctacag TGTGAAGTCCAGGCTGAACCAGTCCCAGAGAGAGGAGTTGGGGCTGATAGAACAGGCTTATGACAACCCTCACGAGGCCCTGTCCAGAATCAAACGTCACCTGCTCACACAGAGAGCCTTCAAGGAG gTGGGCATAGAGTTCATGGACCTGTACAGCCACTTGGTGCCTGTGTATGACGTGGAGCCCCTGGAGAAGATCACAGATGCCTACCTGGACCAGTACCTGTGGTATGAGGCTGACAAACGACGTCTCTTCCCCCCCTGGATCAAACCAGCTGACACAGAGCCTCCTCCACTCCTTGTCTACAAGTGGTGCCAAG GCATCAACAACCTGCAGGATGTGTGGGAGACGATGGAGGGAGAGTGTAACGTGATGCTGGAGTCTCGCTATGAGAAGATGTATGAGAAAATAGATCTGACGCTGCTCAACAGACTGCTGCGTCTCATCGTGGACCACAACATCGCTGACTACATGACCGCCAAGAACAACGTGGTCATCAACTACAAG gACATGAACCACACCAACTCGTACGGTATCATCCGTGGTCTGCAGTTTGCCTCGTTCATCGTGCAGTACTACGGCCTCGTCATGGACCTGTTGGTGCTGGGCCTCCACCGGGCCAGTGAGATGGCCGGACCCCCTCAGATGCCCAACGACTTCCTGTCTTTCCAAGATACGGCCACAGAGAGCGCCCACCCCATCCGCCTCTACTGCAGATACATCGACCGCATACACATATTTTTCAG GTTCTCAGCTGATGAGGCCAGGGACCTGATCCAGAGGTACCTGACGGAGCACCCTGACCCCAACAATGAGAACATTGTGGGCTACAACAACAAGAAGTGCTGGCCCAGAGACGCCAGGATGAGACTGATGAAGCACGACGTCAACCT GGGTCGTGCTGTGTTCTGGGACATTAAGAACCGCCTGCCTCGCTCTGTGACCACGGTCCAATGGGAGAACAGCTTTGTGTCCGTCTACAGCAAAGACAACCCTAACCTGCTCTTCAACATGTGTGGCTTCGAGTGCCGCATCCTGCCCAAGTGTCGCACCAGCTACGAGGAGTTCACCCACAAGGACGGCGTCTGGAACCTGCAGAACGAG GTGACCAAAGAGCGTACGGCCCAGTGTTTCCTGCGTGTGGATGATGAGTCCATGCAGCGGTTCCACAACAGAGTCCGACAGATACTCATGGCCTCAGGATCCACCACCTTCACCAAG ATTGTGAACAAGTGGAACACGGCTCTGATCGGTCTGATGACGTACTTCCGCGAGGCGGTGGTCAACACCCAGGAGCTGCTGGACCTGCTGGTGAAGTGTGAGAACAAGATCCAGACCCGTATCAAGATTGGCCTCAACTCCAAGATGCCCAGTCGCTTCCCCCCTGTCGTTTTCTACACCCCCAAGGAGCTGGGAGGGCTGGGCATGTTGTCCATGGGACACGTCCTCATCCCACAGTCGGATCTGAG GTGGTCGAAGCAGACTGACGTTGGCATCACCCATTTCCGGTCCGGTATGAGCCACGAGGAGGACCAGCTGATTCCTAACCTGTACCGTTACATCCAGCCCTGGGAGAGTGAGTTCATTGACTCCCAGAGAGTCTGGGCAGAGTACGCCCTGAAGAGACAGGAGGCTATCGCACAGAACAG GCGTCTGACCCTGGAGGACTTGGAGGACTCTTGGGACAGAGGTATCCCCCGTATCAACACCCTGTTCCAGAAGGACAGACACACGCTGGCCTACGACAAGGGCTGGAGGGTCCGCACTGACTTCAAACAGTACCAG GTTCTGAAGCAGAACCCGTTCTGGTGGACCCACCAGCGGCACGACGGGAAGTTGTGGAACCTCAACAACTACAGGACAGACATGATCCAGGCTctgggaggggtggagggcatCCTGGAACACACGCTCTTCAAAGGGACCTACTTCCCCACCTGGGAGGGTCTCTTCTG GGAGAAGGCCAGTGGCTTTGAGGAGTCCATGAAATGGAAGAAGCTGACCAACGCCCAGAGATCTGGTCTGAACCAGATCCCCAACCGTCGCTTCACCCTCTGGTGGTCTCCCACCATCAACAGGGCCAAC gtgtACGTGGGTTTCCAGGTGCAGCTGGATCTGACCGGGATCTTTATGCACGGAAAGATCCCCACCCTGAAGATCTCCCTCATCCAGATCTTCAGGGCTCACTTGTGGCAGAAGATCCACGAGAGCGTCGTCATGGATCTCTGTCAG GTGTTTGACCAGGAGCTGGATGCCCTGGAGATTGAGACAGTGCAGAAGGAAACCATTCACCCCAGGAAGTCCTACAAGATGAACTCCTCCTGTGCCGACATACTACTCTTCGCCTCCTACAAGTGGAACGTCTCACGCCCCTCGCTGCTCGCTGACTCAAA GGACGTGATGGACAGCACCACCACCCAGAAGTACTGGATCGACATACAGCTTCGCTGGGGAGACTACGACTCTCACGACATTGAGCGCTACGCCAGAGCCAAGTTCCTGGACTACACCACAGACAACATGAGCATCTACCCCTCCCCCACCGGGGTGCTCATCGCCATCGACCTGGCCTACAACCTCCACAG tggGTACGGTAACTGGTTCCCGGGAGGCAAGCCTCTTATCCAGCAGGCCATGGCTAAGATCATGAAGGCCAACCCTGCCCTGTATGTCCTGAGGGAGCGCATCCGTAAGGGTCTGCAGCTCTACTCCTCAGAGCCCACTGAGCCCTACCTGTCCTCCCAGAACTACGGAGAGCTCTTCTCCAATCAGATCATCTGGTTTGTGGACGACACTAACGTCTACCGTGTCACCATCCACAAG ACGTTTGAGGGGAACTTGACCACCAAGCCCATCAATGGAGCCATCTTCATCTTCAACCCCAGGACAGGTCAGCTCTTCCTCAAGATCATCCATACCTCTGTGTGGGCCGGACAGAAACGTCTGGGACAG CTGGCTAAGTGGAAGACAGCTGAGGAGGTGGCTGCTCTTATTCGTTCCCTACCTGTGGAGGAGCAGCCAAAACAGATCATTGTCACCAGGAAGGGCATGCTGGATCCCCTTGAG gtGCACTTGCTGGACTTCCCCAACATCGTGATCAAGGGCTCTGAGCTGCAGCTGCCcttccaggcctgtctgaaggtGGAGAAGTTTGGAGACCTAATCCTGAAGGCCACCGAGCCTCAGATGGTCCTCTTCAACCTGTACGACGACTGGCTCAAGACCATCTCCTCCTACACC GCGTTCTCACGTCTTATCCTGATCCTAAGAGCGCTCCATGTGAACAACGACCGTGCCAAGGTGATCCTGAAGCCTGATAAGACCACCATCACAGAGCCTCACCACATCTGGCCCACACTGACCGATGAGGAGTGGATCAAggtggaggtgcagcttaaagaCCTCATCCTGGCCGACTATGGAAAGAAGAACAA CGTCAACGTGGCGTCTCTGACCCAGTCTGAGATCCGTGACATCATCCTGGGCATGGAGATCTCTGCTCCGTCCCAGCAGCGCCAGCAGATCGCTGAGATCGAGAAGCAGACCAAGGAGCAGTCCCAGCTCACCGCCACGCAGACACGCACAGTCAATAAACATGGAGACGAGATCATCACCTCAACAACCTCCAACTACGAGACACAGACCTTCTCCTCCAAGACAGAATGGAGAGTCAG GGCCATCTCTGCTGCCAACCTGCACCTGAGGACCAACCACATCTACGTGTCGTCTGATGACATCAAGGAGACAGGCTACACCTACATCCTGCCCAAGAACGTCCTCAAGAAGTTCATCTGCATCTCAGACCTGCGAGCCCAG ATTGCAGGTTACCTGTACGGCACCAGTCCCCCTGACAACCCCCAAGTGAAGGAGATCAGGTGTATCGTCATGGTACCCCAGTGGGGAACTCATCAGACCGTCCACCTACCCAATCAGCTGCCTGGTCACGAGTACCTCAAG GAGATGGAGCCGCTGGGTTGGATCCACACCCAGCCCAACGAGTCTCCCCAGCTCTCCCCCCAGGACGTCACCAGCCATGCCAAGATCATGGCTGACAACCCCGCCTGGGACGGAGAGAAGACCATCATCATCACCTGCAG TTTCACTCCTGGCTCATGCACGCTGACGGCCTACAAGCTGACTCCCAGTGGGTACGAGTGGggcagacagaacacagacaagGGCAACAACCCCAAGGGCTACCTGCCCTCCCACTATGAGAGGGTTCAGATGCTTCTGTCTGACCGCTTCCTGGGCTTCTTCATGGTGCCTGGACAGGTTTCCTGGAACTACAACTTCATGG GTGTCCGCCACGACCCCAACATGAAGTATGACCTGCAGCTGTCCAACCCCAAGGAGTTCTACCACGAGGTCCATCGCCCCTCTCACTTCCTCAACTTCGCCTCCCTGCAGGAGGGAGAGATCTACAACGCAGACAGAGAGGACATGTACGGTTGA